One Fusarium falciforme chromosome 1, complete sequence genomic window carries:
- a CDS encoding Zn(2)-C6 fungal-type domain-containing protein — protein sequence MGDDSQKENSYRSACTECARRKQKCNREWPCNHCQKRKVADKCRFKDANQPAVEKAASDNLRKRRLNNDASTESEEFDIDDTESDGIDALGYMPAHVLFGLTAQDETIKASSREFVKDPKIFPQLERALQVIPPRPYTDILVQNFLNNVNFHYYIIYPPSFLEQYQQWWIARGDNRPLSVQWTALLLMVCACASQYTDIDLQRKLEVDLGDTIQRLTEQYHEAARELGSTIPIGYSHITNVQQLLHSCYWFKSEARFVECWHVLNSAIREAQELSIHQESKADPVPEFELEIRRRVWCVMDTWDWQISALLGRPMIIDRADCEVGLPNLGLEGMQHSPLTHMKMQSSLIRQLFGRFGLTKNVVAPADVQEYQNIIEAWIKDFPPPFNVHNPDKALDASCPWIVLHRHYLRTMAFSMLLDPIRAFLARPFTIRSSEAELQIRSDGIDYCLELMVSLRGFFDHVYPRDAKFHFVLFCIFDTSTVLCSAVLHDEHHTLPRRDDVFKAIDEAHAMLQRLRMVTKSAKTSYGILTRIVQRLPRTVVTPKVATGSPSNKKARFADADAPPQTGSHQSGSPPLISPPTTTMTAPITPATAASSAGAPSMPSLPIASSGEISSEAYAAPAPAPYIEWQPQMVAQDPTNFTTTQLPPSDAVFANISDEELGELASLWNYQSLDFSFINP from the exons ATGGGAGACGATAGTCAAAAGGAGAATAGCTACCGATCGGCCTGCACAGAGTGTGCTCGCCGCAAGCAAAAA TGCAACCGTGAATGGCCCTGCAACCATTGTCAGAAGCGCAAGGTTGCCGACAAATGTCGTTTCAAGGACGCCAACCAGCCCGCGGTCGAAAAGGCTGCCTCGGACAACCTTAGGAAGCGTCGACTTAACAATGATGCCAGCACCGAGTCGGAGGAATTCGATATCGATGATACCGAGAGTGATGGTATTGATGCCTTGGGCTACATGCCGGCTCATGTGCTTTTTGGCCTCACAGCGCAGGACGAG ACTATCAAAGCATCATCTCGAGAGTTTGTCAAGGACCCAAAGATCTTTCCGCAGTTAGAGCGGGCCTTGCAGGTCATCCCCCCTAGACCGTACACCG ACATTCTTGTCCAGAACTTCCTTAACAATGTCAATTTCCACTACTACATCATCTACCCGCCCTCCTTCTTAGAGCAATATCAGCAGTGGTGGATTGCTCGTGGCGACAACCGCCCCCTCAGCGTCCAGTGgaccgccctcctcctcatggtCTGCGCATGCGCCTCGCAGTACACCGACATTGACCTACAGAGGAAGCTCGAAGTTGACCTTGGTGATACCATCCAGAGACTGACGGAGCAGTATCATGAAGCTGCTCGTGAGCTGGGGAGCACCATCCCCATTGGCTACAGCCACATTACCAACGTCCAGCAGCTCCTACACTCGTGCTACTGGTTCAAATCTGAGGCTCGTTTTGTCGAGTGCTGGCATGTCTTGAACTCGGCTATTCGGGAAGCCCAGGAACTCT CTATCCACCAAGAATCAAAGGCTGATCCGGTCCCGGAGTTTGAGCTGGAGATTCGACGAAGAGTCTGGTGCGTTATGGATACGTGGGATTG GCAAATCTCGGCTCTTCTCGGTAGACCCATGATCATTGACCGAGCCGACTGCGAAGTTGGCCTTCCTAACCTTGGCCTAGAGGGTATGCAGCATTCGCCCCTGACGCACATGAAGATGCAGTCAAGCTTGATCCGGCAGCTGTTTGGTCGATTTGGCCTAACCAAGAACGTTGTTGCTCCTGCAGATGTGCAGGAATACCAGAACATTATTGAGGCATGGATCAAGGATTTCCCTCCACCCTTCAATGTCCATAATCCGGACAAGGCTCTGGATGCATCGTGCCCATGGATTGTCTTGCACCGCCACTACCTTCGGACTATGGCATTTTCCATGCTGCTTGACCCTATCCGAGCCTTCCTCGCTCGACCGTTCACCATTCGTTCATCCGAGGCTGAACTTCAGATCCGCAGCGACGGTATCGACTACTGCCTAGAGCTCATGGTGTCCCTGCGTGGATTCTTTGACCACGTGTACCCCCGTGACGCCAAGTTCCACTTCGTCTTGTTTTGTATCTTTGATACGTCGACTGTTCTGTGCTCGGCAGTCCTTCACGATGAGCACCATACTCTTCCACGACGGGACGATGTCTTCAAGGCCATAGACGAGGCGCACGCCATGCTGCAGCGTCTGCGTATGGTGACCAAGTCGGCCAAGACATCGTATGGTATCCTGACTCGCATCGTGCAGCGCCTGCCCCGAACGGTGGTGACTCCAAAGGTGGCTACAGGCAGCCCTTCGAACAAGAAGGCCCGCTTTGCCGATGCTGATGCACCACCCCAAACGGGCTCTCACCAGAGCGGCTCCCCTCCACTGATCTCACCGCCTACGACGACTATGACAGCACCAATTACACCGGCAACAGCTGCTTCGTCCGCTGGTGCTCCCTCCATGCCCAGCTTGCCCATTGCTAGTAGCGGCGAAATCTCATCTGAAGCTTACGCCGCCCCGGCCCCGGCCCCCTATATCGAATGGCAGCCGCAGATGGTTGCGCAAGACCCAACCAACTTCACCACCACTCAACTGCCTCCTTCGGATGCAGTTTTCGCCAACATCTCGGACGAAGAGCTTGGAGAGCTGGCCAGCCTCTGGAACTACCAGTCTCTTGATttcagcttcatcaaccCATAA
- a CDS encoding Polynucleotide 5'-hydroxyl-kinase GRC3, whose product MSSHKKRRIDGVETPKPMSAISALAARRREAASTPPATQKTPEANDDKPIVTTTNYFSPLQRSDSQNGSSSTPKKSVSKHSRQQRVTDSPATHPKATALASNTPGTETPESTGSPQRVIQYSSFRLSKQNHRTKSGGVIELRLPNSERFMAIGSFGVRVVQGEVTLAGATLHPSETIEWVHAPHCHAIPVLRTVENTRLELHPDPNARGLRQLGRISPLFRRMWNEPPETGQGKKSSREATFQIICTSEDAPKKCILQDLVSPPAWNKKLASLLSISRKKPSLSTLVCGPKSSGKSTFSRLFVNRLVTDRPPSHAPKRVVVLDLDPGQQEYAPAGTLSLVVVTRPNLGTPFTHPGANTPAFNIRRCHSMASVTPASDPDLYLACAMDLFDTYRKDLADLPLIINTPGWILGTGLDLLSDLIERTNPEEVLYMSEEGPSETVDALRAATKTAFTELPSQQSEFTSRTAAHLRAMQTMSYFHLQEVATSSPEGSKPTTSTKWNPLPLSCKPPLLVKYSTPTRGILGFLSYDYQCPPELLADTVNGLVLAAVEIEDAKAFSGFTSENSSKEVNSSNMEVDVVGPLPLISTTPEGLPFIPNYNDAALDPRHSRTIGLVLLRGIDTNSNTLQLITPIPLQEFKRARSQGRHIILLHGKFDAPSWAYTEDLYEKAGTDEGSNDVLEVTDEDTEDDNSDAEPEEAAKVSDLTEVPWVEILKGSDKRPVGSRVWRVRRDLGRNNTGD is encoded by the exons ATGTCATCTCACAAGAAGCGGAGgattgatggtgttgagacaCCCAAGC CTATGAGTGCTATAAGTGCTCTCGCCGCTCGTCGTCGTGAAGCAGCCTCAACTCCTCCAGCTACACAGAAAACCCCAGAGGCCAACGACGATAAGCCAatcgtcaccaccaccaactaTTTCAGTCCTCTTCAGAGAAGCGACAGCCAAAATGGATCTTCGTCAACTCCTAAAAAGAGTGTTTCGAAACACTCGCGCCAACAACGAGTCACTGACTCGCCTGCTACTCATCCCAAAGCCACTGCGCTGGCAAG TAATACGCCAGGCACTGAAACCCCCGAATCTACGGGCTCTCCTCAACGAGTGATTCAGTACTCGTCCTTTCGTCTTTCAAAACAGAATCACCGGACCAAGTCTGGGGGCGTCATAGAGCTGCGGCTTCCCAATAGCGAG CGGTTTATGGCGATTGGGAGCTTCGGGGTCCGCGTTGTTCAAGGTGAAGTGACCTTGGCTGGTGCCACCCTGCATCCTTCAGAGACAATCGAATGGGTTCACGCCCCTCATTGCCATGCGATACCGGTGCTGAGAACTGTGGAGAATACGAGATTGGAGCTTCATCCAGACCCAAATGCGCGAGGCCTACGCCAACTTGGTCGCATCTCTCCTCTGTTCAGGAGAATGTGGAACGAACCCCCCGAGACAGGTcaggggaagaagagttCAAGAGAAGCCACTTTCCAGATT ATATGTACCTCGGAAGATGCACCTAAGAAGTGTATACTCCAGGATCTGGTCTCTCCTCCCGCATGGAACAAGAAGCTAGCTTCTTTGCTATCAATAAGTCGCAAAAAGCCGTCTCTGTCAACGTTGGTATGCGGCCCAAAGTCGTCAGGGAAATCCACATTTTCTCGACTCTTTGTGAATCGACTGGTAACCGACCGGCCCCCAAGTCATGCTCCGAAGAGGGTTGTGGTTCTCGACCTGGATCCAGGGCAACAGGAATATGCACCAGCAGGGACCCTGTCACTTGTTGTAGTTACGAGGCCGAACTTGGGTACACCTTTCACGCATCCTGGTGCCAATACTCCCGCTTTTAATATTCGACGCTGTCATTCTATGGCCTCTGTCACCCCTGCTTCCGACCCAGACCTTTACTTGGCATGTGCCATGGACTTATTCGATACCTACCGCAAGGACTTGGCCGACTTGCCGCTGATCATCAATACTCCTGGATGGATTCTGGGAACGGGATTAGATCTACTATCAGACCTGATCGAAAGAACGAACCCGGAGGAAGTGTTATACATGTCAGAGGAAGGCCCTTCGGAAACAGTTGACGCCTTACGGGCTGCCACCAAGACAGCATTCACAGAACTTCCCTCGCAGCAGTCTGAGTTCACTTCTAGAACGGCTGCCCATTTGCGAGCGATGCAGACGATGTCTTActtccatctccaagaagtGGCTACAAGCTCACCCGAAGGATCAAAACCAACCACATCAACAAAATGGAACCCGCTGCCTCTCTCTTGCAAGCCTCCCTTGCTTGTTAAGTATTCAACACCAACGCGCGGAATCCTAGGCTTTCTATCCTATGACTACCAATGTCCCCCGGAACTGTTGGCAGATACAGTGAATGGCTTGGTATTGGCGGCGGTGGAAATTGAAGATGCCAAGGCTTTCTCTGGATTTACGTCAGAAAACTCATCAAAAGAGGTCAACTCCAGTAACATGGAAGTTGACGTCGTTGGCCCTCTGCCGCTCATCTCCACGACCCCCGAAGGCCTCCCGTTTATACCCAACTACAACGATGCGGCGTTGGATCCCCGACACTCTCGGACCATTGGACTAGTTCTCCTACGGGGTATTGATACTAATTCAAACACCCTTCAACTGATCACTCCTATTCCTCTACAGGAGTTCAAGCGTGCCAGGTCACAAGGAAGGCACATAATCCTGCTTCACGGTAAATTCGATGCCCCAAGCTGGGCATACACCGAAGACCTTTACGAGAAAGCAGGCACGGATGAGGGAAGTAATGATGTGCTTGAAGTCACAGATGAAGACACGGAAGACGACAACTCGGATGCTGAGCCGGAAGAGGCAGCGAAAGTCAGTGACTTGACAGAAGTTCCTTGGGTGGAGATTCTGAAAGGGAGCGATAAACGGCCTGTTGGGTCTCGAGTATGGAGGGTAAGAAGGGACCTTGGTCGCAACAACACTGGAGACTAG